CACACATCCGTGCCCTCACCCAGCACGCTCAAGTCGTCGACAAGAGCTTGATCGTGGATCACGACTCAGTAACCAACACCTGATGAGGAGAATTGAGTTCAACCAATTGCCCGCCCTGTCGCATCGACAAGTCAGCGGCTTCCAAAACCTCGACCACGTCCAAGCCGTTCTGGCCATCGGTTAGCGGGATATCCCCTTCCACGATGCAGCGAACGAAATCAGAGCATTCTGCCTTCAACGGCTCACGCTCTTGGATGTACGGGCTGTAGCTTCCGCCGTACCGGTACGCCAATTGGAAATCGGCAAAATCGCCCGACGCGTCCTGTGGTTTGTCGACGCCCTTGTCGTAGACCTTAATCTTTTCCTGTTCCAGGTCATCGTAGATCGCCATCTTGCGATCGCCGACTACGGTCAAGACGCGTTCCTTACGTGGGTCCAACCAGCTGACATGAACCATGCCCATCCGGTTGCCTTCAAACATCATCGTTAGGTTGCAAACATCTTGAATCCCAGGATTCAAGCGATCAAAGCCAGTACAGGTCACTGAGATCGGCTTTTGGCCCAGCAAGTACAACATCATCGAAATGTCGTGGGGAGCCAGGTCGTACAGAGCGCTGACATCTTTGCGAACAGGGCCCAGGTTCAGTCGACGACTACTGATGTAGTTGATCCCACCGAGCTCGCCCGTTTCAATCATTTCGCGAAGCTTCAAGACCGGCGACGAGTGCAAGAACACGTGTCCGACGAAAAGCGTCAGGTTTCGTTCGCTTGCCTTTTCAATCAACTTGCGGCACTGCTCCGAAGTCTTTGCAAGTGGCTTCTCAACAAACACATGCAAGTCGTTGTCGAGAGCCTTCATCGCCAAGTCGAAGTGAGTTCCAGTTGGTGTCGCAATGACGACAGCATCCACCAAGTCGCGGTCTAACAACGCATCGAAGTTCTCGATCGGATAAACGCTGGGGAAGCGATCCTTAATACGTAGAAGTTGGTCATAGTTTTGATCACAGACCGCGGTGACCTTACAGTCTTCCAAGTCCGAAAAACAGCGAACCAAATTCGGGCCCCAATAGCCCAATCCAACAATACCAACTCTTAACATGCGACTAGTTTCCAAAGGAAAATTGATTCGTATCACTCATTACGTTCTTTGATGATGACAAGCACTGTCATCAAGATGATCCTCAGGTCGTGCTGAAGCGAAAGGCTTCGCGCGTACTGAATGTCTAAGCGAACCATCTCTTCAAAGGTGAGACGATTCTTCCCACTGATTTGCCATAACCCGGTCATGCCAGGCAGGACTTCAAAGCGGGCCAATTGCCATGCTTCGTAATCTTCAAGTAACAACAAGTCTGGACGGGGACCGACCAAGCTCATGTTTCCTTGAGCGACGTTCCACAATTGCGGTAATTCGTCGATGGACAGCTTGCGGATCAAAGAGCCACCTGGAATCAGTTGGCTCCGATTTTCCGGCTTTTTCACCGGCGTGCCGGTAACCGCGTGGGCGGCAACATAGTTACGATGCTCTAAATCCCGGCTAACCGATGCAACATGCATCGTACGAAACTTAAAGATCGTAAATGGGTTACCACCATGCCCAACCCGTGTTTGCAGAAAGAACGCGGGGCCAGGTGAAACAAGCTTGATGTAAACCGCGACTAACAATAGCAACGGCGTCAAAATCGGAACCAAGATGGCAAACACCATCAAGTCCAACACTCGCTTCCAAGTGGGATTCGCACGCTGATGAATGGACCGATCGACCTCTGGAAGAACGGGCCTTTCCAACAAAGCGGGCATCAACAACTCCAAGCTTTAAACAACGAATAAATTGGGGGACACTAGTTTCAAAAGAAGCAACTAGATTCTTTCGCGAATCCCCAATTTCGGGCTGGAAAATCCTTCTTAATCCGCAAGGTCGGTCCATCTTATATGGCCGTTGCAAGTACGCAAGGATCGTTTTACAGCAAACGCTTCGGAGGCAATTGCGCGGGTTGATATCGCAAATAACGATCAGTCCAACTAAGCCAATTGTCCACTTCGCATCGATTCTAACGGTTGCGTTGTAAAGGACCTTGCACGTTAGTTATTGGCAAGTTGTGCCCCGCAACTTCAAAACACGCATTTGACCGCTACTCAGCAATCTTCAAGTGAGTCGCCATTTCGAGACCAGGGGACCTCGATTTGTTGGTCGCTAAAAAAATCCTGCGTCCCCAGGCTTACTGGGCTTTTAACCGCCTATATGCACAGATGACAGACTCAGCCAGCCGATAAGCAGCTGGCTTTGGGCAAACTGCGTCGCATCCACGCCCTCGTTACAATTCCGCCACGGCTTGGAACAGTTGCCAACCCAACAATAATACGACGGGTGCGCAACAAACAGGTGCGTCGAGCAACGCATTCGCCGAAGCACAGACCTCTCAGCTGACACGTTCTGGCCCGGCCCCAAACGAACCTCGCTCCAACGAGCTAGCTCGAATGAGCTATCTTGGAATGCGCCCCCTTACCACCTCCCGAGCCAAAAGCATGACATCCGCGTCCAATCGCCACACACCGATCGACTGGCCAAGACGCTAGAATTGCGTGCCGAGCCCACTTGGACTTACCAAACCCTCCTTCGGCCTCTCCCCGATCCTTCCCGTACCAATCCTCCCTTTTTACTTCTTGCAAAGCGGATCCCAATGAAAGACTTCTATGATTGCGTGGTTATCGGTGCGGGTCCTGCAGGCGGAACGACCGCAGCGATCGTCGCCGAAGCGGGACACAAAACGCTGCTGATCGAACGGGAAGCCGTGCCTCGGTTCCACGTCGGTGAATCCCTGATGCCTGAAACCTACTGGCCCCTACAGCGCCTAGGCCTGGTCGACCGAATGAAGTCGTCCGGCTGGCAGCGGAAAAAGAGCGTTCAGTTCGTCTCCCACACCGGCAAGGAGTCCGCACCGTTCTTCTTCGAAGAACACGACGACCGCGAGTGCGCAACCACGTGGCAGGTTGAACGAAGCGAATTCGACCAGATGATCTTCGAGCGAGCCGAAGAACTTGGCGCGGATTGCCACGACCGCACGCGACTGATGGATGTTCGCTTTGAAAACACTGACGAAACCGCCGGCGACGGAGGCGACACCCAGCCTCGCGCCACCGGTGTCGTGGTCCGCGACGCATCAGGAACCGAACGAACGATCGATTGCAAAGTGGTTGTCGATGCGACTGGCCAGCAAAGTTTCATCGCCGGAAAATTGGGACTGAAAGAGGTCAATGAAGATTTGAAGAAGGCCGCCATCTGGACCTATTACAAAGACGCTGTGCGTGGCGAAGGCGACAATGATGGTGCGACCATTATCCTGAACACCGAAGGCAAGGAGTCCTGGTTCTGGTTCATCCCGCAATCTCGCGGAATCACCAGCATCGGCTGCGTCGGCGATCATGAATATCTGCTGAAAGGACGCGGCACGCCCGAAGAAATCTTCAACGAGGAACTCGCTCGCTGCCCCGGCCTGCAACCACGACTGGAAAATGCGACCCGAGTCAGCAAATTCCTGGCGGCGAAAGAATTCTCCTACATGACAAGCGCCCATTCGGGACCGGGATGGGTCCTGGTGGGCGACGCCTTTGGCTTCATCGATCCGGTCTATTCCTCGGGCGTCTATTTCGCGTTGGAAATGGGTGTGCAGGCCGGCGACGCGATTTCGGCCGGACTGACCAGCGGCGACCTGAGCGAAAAATCACTAGGTCACTGGGCAACCGATTTCAAACGGGGTGCCAGCCACCTTCGCCAACTCGTGCACGCGTTTTACGACAACGATTTCAGCATCGGACGCTTCATGAAAGAGTACCCGCAGTACCGAGGCAACTTGACGGATCTGTTGATTGGACGCATCTTTCACGAGGACGCCGGGAAAATGTTTCCCGATATGCAACGCAGCATTGAAAAAACGCGTCAGGAAAAACTCAAACAGTCCGAGATGACGGCTTGAACGCAAACAAAACACCCGTTTGGTGGCAGTCCGACTTAACCGATCAGTTTGACGGGCTGATCTTCGATTGCGACGGCACGCTGACGGACTCCATGCCACTGCACTTCATCGCCTGGCGAGAAACGATGGCGGCTCGCGGAATCGAATTCCCTGAAGATCGCTTTTACAGCATGGGCGGAATGCCGACGGACAAAATCATCGAGATACTGAGCCAGGAACAGGGCGTCAATGTCGACGTCAACGCAACCACCGACGCAAAAGAAGACGCCTTTGAGGCGATCGCAGATACCGTCAAACCGATCCAGGCCGTGTGCGACGTGGCCCGCCACCATCGAGGCAAACTGGCGATGGCGGTGGCCAGCGGCGGCATCCGACCGTCGGTGTTGCGCCAATTAAAAACACTCCAGATCGAAGATTGGTTCGGCGCGGTCGTGACCAGCGAAGACACCGAACTTCACAAACCGGAGCCAGACGCCTTCTTGCTGGCCGCGAAAAAGCTTGGTGTCGCCCCTGAGCGTTGCCTCGTATTCGAGGATTCGCCACTCGGATTCGCTGCCGCTGAATCAGCGGGGATGCAATTCGTGGACGTTCGACCGTATGCTTAGGGCCTGTCCCGAGATAGCAACCCGATTTTGTCGTAGTCGATTTTGTCGTACCCGATGCCGCCAACTGCAGTAGCCGATGTCGCCAGACTTCGGGGAACCGCCGCTCTGGCTGAACCTTGCTTGGCTGACTGACCCTCCTAGGGCTGGTGAAACTGCGTCCTGGTCTGCCTGAACTCTGGCGAGTCCAGCTACGGAACCTAACGAGTTCAGCTACGGAACTTAAATCGAGACGCTTCCTCGGACCAACCGCTCAAGCTAGCCTGCGTGAAACCACGGCTAGAGCTCCGGCGAAATGCTTTTGACGCCCTTCATCCCCACCTTTTTCTTGCAAATCAATGGCCCTGATCCAACCACGCACACTCAAAGGCTTTCGCGACTACCTGCCCGCCGTGATGATCCCTCGCGAGCGAATCATGGAGACTGCTCGCCAGACATTTCGGTCGTTTGGATTTGCTCCGATCGACACACCCACGCTGGAACACCTCGAAATCCTGACGGGCAAAGGCAGCGAGGAAACCGATCGCCAACTGTATTCATTTAAAGACAACGGCGGCCGCGACGTCGGCATGCGGTTTGACCTAACCGTCCCCCTGGCTCGCTTCGCCGCTCAACACATCGGCACGCTCGGGACACCCTTCAAACGCTATCACATCGCTCCCGTTTGGCGTGGCGAGAACCCGCAAGCCGGACGCTACCGCGAGTTCTATCAATGCGATTTCGACACGATCGGTACCGAATCGGTGCTGGCTGACATCGAAGCGGTCACCGTGATCGACTCGCTGTTGCGTGCAATCGGAATCGAAGCGTTCACGATTAGCATCAACAATCGAACGATCCTGTCGGGTTTGCTTGACTCACTCGGCCTGGGCGACAAGACCACACCGATCCTGCGTAGCCTCGACAAGCTTGGCAAAATTGGCCTGGAAAAGACGGCTGCTGAAATGGTGTCCGCCGCCGGCATCACCGCCGAACAAGCCGACCGCGTGTTGCGGCTGACCGAATGCGACGGTCCGGCCGAACAAGTCTTCGCACAACTTCCCGAGATCGTCGGCAATCACGAAGCCGCAATGGCAGGCGTGAACCGATTGCAGGAAATCTACCAAGGTGCGATTGCATCGGGCGTTTCACCGGACCGGATCAAGGTCGACGTCTCGATCGCCCGTGGCCTGGACTACTACACCGGCGTGATCTTCGAAACCACGCTCGACGACCTGCCTTCAATCGGCAGCATCTGCAGCGGCGGCCGCTACGACAACCTAGCCGGGCTTTACACAAAACAACACCTGCCAGGCATCGGTGCATCGCTAGGACTGGATCGCTTGCTGGCCGCGTTGGAAACACTCGAAAAACTATCGTCGACCAGCAAACCGTGCCCCGTGTTCATCCCACTGTTCGATGCTGATTTCCGAGACGACTACTTGAAACTGGCAACCAACTTGCGAGCTGCCGGCATCGGCACCGAACTTTATCCCGAACCCAAAAAGCTCGCAAAGCAACTCAAGTACGCTGACTCGCACGGATTTCAGTACGCAATCGTCGCCGGCGGGAACGAATGGGAACGCGGCGAAGTCCAAGTGAAACGTCTCGCCGACAAAACATCTCAAGACATCACGTACCAACACGATGCGCCGGAGTCATTGATCGCTGCCCTGAAAGGTTAAAGTAAGCATGCTGGAGCCCAGCCTTCAGGCTGCTCCCCCGCAACACCACTGAACCGCTGTATCACTGTGACGCGGTAGCCTGCGTCACTTTGCACTCCCCGACCAATCGGCGAAAGCCTGCACTCCAACGAGGTCATGCGTTGACCTCACATCGCAATGGCTTGCCTTCCAAGCCGGCCAGGATGTTATCGACCGCGATTTCGGCCATCGCGAGGCGGCTACAATCCGTCGCGCTACCAATGTGCGGCAAGATGATTGTCCGTGGGTGCTGAACCAAAGGATGATTGTGATCCAGCGGTTCGGGAGTCGTCACATCGAGCCCGGCGGCGAACACCTTCTCGCTATCTAGCGCGTCCACCAAAGCGTCCTGATCGATGGTCTCACCGCGAGCCGTGTTCACCAGCACCACGCCATCTTTCATCTTCGCGAAGGTTTCCTTGTTCAACATCTCCCGCGTGGCGTCGCACAGAGCAACGTGGACTGAAATAAAATCGCTTTGCGCTAACAACTCATCCAGTTCAACTCGCTGGCCACCCAGTGATCCATTGACGTCAGCCTGTTCCGTTCGTGACGTATAAACCAGCCGCATGTTCCAGCCGCCGACCATCCGCTGAGCGAACGCCTTGCCGATGCGTCCCATGCCGATCACGCCCAACGTCCGGCCGGCGAGCTCTTTGCCCAATAGGCCGTTCGGTTCCCAGGTCGTCCACTGTCCGTTTTTCACTTGATCGGCCGCCTCGTTGACCCGGCGAGTCGCAGCGAACATCAGCGTGACGGCCAAATCGGCCGTTGCATCGGTCAGCACATCCGGCGTATTGCCCACCCGAATGCCACGCTGTTTTGCCGCTTCGACGTCAATATTGTTGTAGCCGACCGCATAATTACTGACCACTTTCAGGCTGACGCCGGCGGCGTCCAGAACCTGCTCGTCAATTCGGTCGCTCAAAAGAGTCAACATCGCGTCGCAGCCTGCCACTTTTTGCAGCAAAATCTCGCGGGATGGCGGTAATGAATCAGGCCAGACCTCGACCTGAGCAACGGACCTCAGCCGATCGAGTTCCTTTTCAGCCATTTGGCGGGTTACAAAGATTTTAGGCAAATTGGAGTCGTTCATGCTTGAGTGCTTTCGGTAGTCTGGACTTCACCAGAAAAAGGGCTTCCCTGATAACCTAGGGCTTTTCAAATTGAAAAGATGATACGATGAACCGCCCGCTAAGCACAACTTGAGCCCAAGCCCGAGAAGCTGCTGGCGCGGGTGCCCTTTCTACAGCCATGCGAAACCGCAACGAGAACGCAGGATGAATCTCCCAATGCTACCCATGTTTTCAGCAACCGATCTTTCGGCAGCCGATCTCTCAGCAACCGGCCAACGTGCAACGGAACTCCCCGAGAACTGCACGCGAACTGGATATCAATCACACAGACAACGCGGCCTTCGCATTCAACCACCTGCGAGAGCGATGGCTTTCGGTGTCGCCTTGCTGATCACGATCACGTCGGCCTCACTCGCAACAGCCCAAGAAGCTCCCGTCGCCGAGCCGCCTGATACGACTTCGGAACCGGATACTACATCGGAACCGGAGACCACTTCGGAACCGGACGCGATGCCGACCGAGCCAGAACTGGCGCTGCCACCGATCAATGCGGAAGTGGATCCAGGCCAAGCCGACCTGGACGAAGCCGTCCTGAAACGCATCGACGCCCAAACCAACGCTGACCTGGAATCGGTCGCCGCGTTGATTGAATCGGCTCTCGCAAAAGGCCTGAGCGACGAAAACAGTAGCTTCGCCAAAAAGATGCTAGGCAGCATCCAACTTCAGCGTGGCCAAGGCTTGGCTGGCGCGATGGTGCGACTTCGCGGTCGACGCCAAATCCAAATCAAATCGGAAGCCCTGCGAGCTCTTGCCGACGCGGTCAAGCACGACCCCGAACTGGCCGAAGCCCACATGTTGATCGCCCAGCTCAACCTGTTGCCGGACGGTGACACCGAGGCAATCCAAAAAGCGACCACCGCCGCGATCGGCCTGTACCAAGACGATCCACAAGAACTCAGCAAGGCTTACCTGCTTCGCGCCGTGACCCAGGAAGATACCGACAAGAAGGTGGCCGACCTGAATGCCGCGATTAAGGCGAACCCCAAGAACACCGACGCATTGCGAGAACGTGCAGGTGCTCGACTGCAAGCCGGCGATGTGGACGGAGCCGTCACCGATCTTCAAGAGGTCCTGGAACTGGACCCCACCAACCAACAAATCGCTCAAGCAACCGTTCAACAATTGGTTGACCTGGACCGAGCCGACGACGCCGTTGCCCTGCTCAGCAAGACGATTCGAGCCAAGCCAAGCGAGGGCCTGTATCGCTTGCGAGCGATTCTGTACCGCATGTTGGACAAGGAAGACGAAGCCTTCGCGGACCTGAACAAAGCGCTTGCGATGCAGCCCAAGGACCCATTGGCACTGCTCCAGCGAGCCGAAATCGCACTGGGACGCGAAGACGTGAAGTCGGCCAAGCGAGACCTGAAGACCGCCATCGGCATCGCCCCTCAAGTCGAGCAGATTGACCAAGCGATCGTGGTTCGATGCTTCATCGCGATCGAAGAAGGCCGAATGGCGGATGCGATTACGGACATGCAAACGCTGATTGAACGCAACCCCAAGGACACGTTCCGCCGCTTGCAACTCGCCAACCTGTACCTTCAAGACGACCGTCCACGCAAAGCGATTGAAACGCTCACCGGCGTGCTCGACTCCGATCCTAAAAACGTCTCGGTATTGCGATCGCGGGCCGATGCCTACCTCGCCGTTGGCGAACACCAAAACGCCATCGACGACTATGAGTCCGCCTTGGCCGCCAACGATAGCGATGCGGAGAAAGACGACCAAGCAAACAAGGCGTTGCTTTCAGGAATCCTAAACAACCTGGCGTGGGTGCTGGCAACGTCCCCCAAAGACGAAATCCGAAACGGCGAGCGAGCCGTTGAAATGGGCAAGCGAGCGGTCGAGTTGACCGAAGAAAGCGAAGCTCACATCCTTAGCACGCTGGCGGCCGGTTACGCCGAAGCAGGCGACTTTGAGAACGCGATCAAGTGGAGCGAGAAAGCGGTCGAGCTTGGAACCGAAAACGAGAACGACCAGATCGATCAACTCAAAGAAGAGCTCGAGTCGTATCGCAAGAACGAACCGTGGCGTGAAAAGCAGGAAACCGAAGAGAACCAAATGCCACTGCTTTCACCCGAAGACCTCATCGACACATGAGAATCTGGATTGACGCCGACGCGGCTCCGACGGATGTGAAAGAAGTCATCTTTCGGGCCGCGAAACGCCTGCAGGTCGAAACCATCCTGGTGGCCAACCGCCCCGTCTCGGCCCCCGCCAATGCCACCACCGTGCGCAGCATCGTGGTGGGCCAAGGGGCCGACCAAGCGGATAAGTACATTGTTGACCAGTCCGAAGCTGGCGACTTGGCGATCACCGCCGACCTGCCGCTGGCGGGATTGCTGGTTGAAAAAGGCGTCTACGTGGTCGACCCACGCGGCGAGGAATATTCGCCCGCGACGATCGCGTCTCGCCTGTCGATGCGCAACTTCATGGACGAGATGCGGGGTGCGGGCATGGTCACCGGCGGCAGCCCGCCATACGGCCCCAAAGACAAAAAAGCGTTCGCCGCCACCTTCGACCGCCTGCTAACCAAAGCCCTCTAGACGCAACTCGTTAGCCCAATCGCTCCGCAGTAGCCGATGTCGCCAGACTTCGGGCAAACATCGCTCTGGCTCAAGATTGGCCTGCCTGAACGCTGGTCTGCCTGAAATCTGGTCTGCCTGAAATCTGGCGATTCCAGCTATGGATCTCCACGCCGATTCTTCGATGACGCGAATCACGCGACTTCGGGCCTGGAAACAATACCGGCTGCAGACTTGGTGAAATCGACAATGATGGTGATTTCGGTGCGATGGTGGAACGGTTCCGGACTCGCTAAACTTCCGGAAGTTTCCCCCCACTCCGCTTGCGACTCGACGCCCGCATGACTGCTTCCCCATCGGCCGCTAAGGCCCCACGCCGTTTTGATTCCATCGCGATGGCCGCGCCGGACGCGATTCTCGGTTTAACCGAAGCCTTCAACGCCGACACCCGACCGGACAAAATGAACTTATCCGTCGGTGTCTACAAAGACGCTTCCGGGGTCACCCCGATCATGAAGTGCGTCAAAGCAGCCGAACGCAAGCTGATCGAAGACGAGACCACCAAGGGTTATCTGACGATCGACGGTCTGCCCGACTACCGCGAAGCGGTTCGCGAGATGGTCTTCGGCGACCAAGTGCCCAGCGAACGGGTCGCGATCGTTCAAGCGCCCGGCGGAACCGGCGCACTCAGCGTGGCAGGCGGATTCCTGGCCCGGCAATGCTCTGGCGGCCCCGGTGGCCCACTGCGCATCTTCGTCCCCACGCCTACTTGGGCGAACCACAACGCGATCATGCAAGACGCTGGCCTTTTGGTCGAAAACTATTCGTACCTTGGGTCGGACCGGCGAACGCTGGACTTTGACGCCATGCTCGAGGACCTTCGCACCAAGCCCAAACCCGGCGAAGTCGTGCTCTTGCACGCCTGCTGCCACAACCCAACCGGCGTGGATCCGACCGCTGCCCAGTGGAAAGCGATTGCATCGGTTATCGCCGAGCGTGGCCTGCTACCTCTGCTGGACTTTGCCTACCAAGGCTTTGGCGATGGCTTAGACCAAGATGCCGCCGGATTGCGGACCATCCTCGACCACGTCGATGAAGCGATCGTGTGCTCGTCATACAGTAAGAACTTTGGTCTTTACAGCGAACGTGTCGGCGCCGTCGGCCTCGTGACCGCTTCGGCCGAAGCCACAAAAGCCTCGCTCAGCCAACTCAAGA
This genomic stretch from Neorhodopirellula lusitana harbors:
- a CDS encoding Gfo/Idh/MocA family protein codes for the protein MLRVGIVGLGYWGPNLVRCFSDLEDCKVTAVCDQNYDQLLRIKDRFPSVYPIENFDALLDRDLVDAVVIATPTGTHFDLAMKALDNDLHVFVEKPLAKTSEQCRKLIEKASERNLTLFVGHVFLHSSPVLKLREMIETGELGGINYISSRRLNLGPVRKDVSALYDLAPHDISMMLYLLGQKPISVTCTGFDRLNPGIQDVCNLTMMFEGNRMGMVHVSWLDPRKERVLTVVGDRKMAIYDDLEQEKIKVYDKGVDKPQDASGDFADFQLAYRYGGSYSPYIQEREPLKAECSDFVRCIVEGDIPLTDGQNGLDVVEVLEAADLSMRQGGQLVELNSPHQVLVTES
- a CDS encoding sugar transferase; translation: MPALLERPVLPEVDRSIHQRANPTWKRVLDLMVFAILVPILTPLLLLVAVYIKLVSPGPAFFLQTRVGHGGNPFTIFKFRTMHVASVSRDLEHRNYVAAHAVTGTPVKKPENRSQLIPGGSLIRKLSIDELPQLWNVAQGNMSLVGPRPDLLLLEDYEAWQLARFEVLPGMTGLWQISGKNRLTFEEMVRLDIQYARSLSLQHDLRIILMTVLVIIKERNE
- a CDS encoding NAD(P)/FAD-dependent oxidoreductase, translated to MKDFYDCVVIGAGPAGGTTAAIVAEAGHKTLLIEREAVPRFHVGESLMPETYWPLQRLGLVDRMKSSGWQRKKSVQFVSHTGKESAPFFFEEHDDRECATTWQVERSEFDQMIFERAEELGADCHDRTRLMDVRFENTDETAGDGGDTQPRATGVVVRDASGTERTIDCKVVVDATGQQSFIAGKLGLKEVNEDLKKAAIWTYYKDAVRGEGDNDGATIILNTEGKESWFWFIPQSRGITSIGCVGDHEYLLKGRGTPEEIFNEELARCPGLQPRLENATRVSKFLAAKEFSYMTSAHSGPGWVLVGDAFGFIDPVYSSGVYFALEMGVQAGDAISAGLTSGDLSEKSLGHWATDFKRGASHLRQLVHAFYDNDFSIGRFMKEYPQYRGNLTDLLIGRIFHEDAGKMFPDMQRSIEKTRQEKLKQSEMTA
- a CDS encoding HAD family hydrolase; amino-acid sequence: MNANKTPVWWQSDLTDQFDGLIFDCDGTLTDSMPLHFIAWRETMAARGIEFPEDRFYSMGGMPTDKIIEILSQEQGVNVDVNATTDAKEDAFEAIADTVKPIQAVCDVARHHRGKLAMAVASGGIRPSVLRQLKTLQIEDWFGAVVTSEDTELHKPEPDAFLLAAKKLGVAPERCLVFEDSPLGFAAAESAGMQFVDVRPYA
- the hisS gene encoding histidine--tRNA ligase produces the protein MIQPRTLKGFRDYLPAVMIPRERIMETARQTFRSFGFAPIDTPTLEHLEILTGKGSEETDRQLYSFKDNGGRDVGMRFDLTVPLARFAAQHIGTLGTPFKRYHIAPVWRGENPQAGRYREFYQCDFDTIGTESVLADIEAVTVIDSLLRAIGIEAFTISINNRTILSGLLDSLGLGDKTTPILRSLDKLGKIGLEKTAAEMVSAAGITAEQADRVLRLTECDGPAEQVFAQLPEIVGNHEAAMAGVNRLQEIYQGAIASGVSPDRIKVDVSIARGLDYYTGVIFETTLDDLPSIGSICSGGRYDNLAGLYTKQHLPGIGASLGLDRLLAALETLEKLSSTSKPCPVFIPLFDADFRDDYLKLATNLRAAGIGTELYPEPKKLAKQLKYADSHGFQYAIVAGGNEWERGEVQVKRLADKTSQDITYQHDAPESLIAALKG
- a CDS encoding 2-hydroxyacid dehydrogenase, which codes for MNDSNLPKIFVTRQMAEKELDRLRSVAQVEVWPDSLPPSREILLQKVAGCDAMLTLLSDRIDEQVLDAAGVSLKVVSNYAVGYNNIDVEAAKQRGIRVGNTPDVLTDATADLAVTLMFAATRRVNEAADQVKNGQWTTWEPNGLLGKELAGRTLGVIGMGRIGKAFAQRMVGGWNMRLVYTSRTEQADVNGSLGGQRVELDELLAQSDFISVHVALCDATREMLNKETFAKMKDGVVLVNTARGETIDQDALVDALDSEKVFAAGLDVTTPEPLDHNHPLVQHPRTIILPHIGSATDCSRLAMAEIAVDNILAGLEGKPLRCEVNA
- a CDS encoding tetratricopeptide repeat protein, with protein sequence MAFGVALLITITSASLATAQEAPVAEPPDTTSEPDTTSEPETTSEPDAMPTEPELALPPINAEVDPGQADLDEAVLKRIDAQTNADLESVAALIESALAKGLSDENSSFAKKMLGSIQLQRGQGLAGAMVRLRGRRQIQIKSEALRALADAVKHDPELAEAHMLIAQLNLLPDGDTEAIQKATTAAIGLYQDDPQELSKAYLLRAVTQEDTDKKVADLNAAIKANPKNTDALRERAGARLQAGDVDGAVTDLQEVLELDPTNQQIAQATVQQLVDLDRADDAVALLSKTIRAKPSEGLYRLRAILYRMLDKEDEAFADLNKALAMQPKDPLALLQRAEIALGREDVKSAKRDLKTAIGIAPQVEQIDQAIVVRCFIAIEEGRMADAITDMQTLIERNPKDTFRRLQLANLYLQDDRPRKAIETLTGVLDSDPKNVSVLRSRADAYLAVGEHQNAIDDYESALAANDSDAEKDDQANKALLSGILNNLAWVLATSPKDEIRNGERAVEMGKRAVELTEESEAHILSTLAAGYAEAGDFENAIKWSEKAVELGTENENDQIDQLKEELESYRKNEPWREKQETEENQMPLLSPEDLIDT
- a CDS encoding YaiI/YqxD family protein, whose translation is MRIWIDADAAPTDVKEVIFRAAKRLQVETILVANRPVSAPANATTVRSIVVGQGADQADKYIVDQSEAGDLAITADLPLAGLLVEKGVYVVDPRGEEYSPATIASRLSMRNFMDEMRGAGMVTGGSPPYGPKDKKAFAATFDRLLTKAL
- a CDS encoding amino acid aminotransferase; the encoded protein is MTASPSAAKAPRRFDSIAMAAPDAILGLTEAFNADTRPDKMNLSVGVYKDASGVTPIMKCVKAAERKLIEDETTKGYLTIDGLPDYREAVREMVFGDQVPSERVAIVQAPGGTGALSVAGGFLARQCSGGPGGPLRIFVPTPTWANHNAIMQDAGLLVENYSYLGSDRRTLDFDAMLEDLRTKPKPGEVVLLHACCHNPTGVDPTAAQWKAIASVIAERGLLPLLDFAYQGFGDGLDQDAAGLRTILDHVDEAIVCSSYSKNFGLYSERVGAVGLVTASAEATKASLSQLKKVVRSNYSNPPRHGAAIVATVLADADLTASWKEELETMRLRITHLREQFVAGMSEQAGAPDFTFLLNQKGMFSFSGLTPMQVDELKNKYGIYIVGSGRINVAGMSEDRMDWLCSAVADVIGN